A window of the Streptomyces sp. NBC_01351 genome harbors these coding sequences:
- the pflB gene encoding formate C-acetyltransferase, translating to MTATPAETTKNGEAWEGFKGGLWRDAIDVRDFIQQNYTPYEGDDTFLADPTERTTAVWKAITDKFPEERDKGVYDVAYDIPSTITAHAPGYIDRDKDLIVGLQTDAPLKRAIMPYGGWRMVAGALETYGYPVSEELEKVFTEYRKTHNAGVFDAYTPDIRAARKAGIVTGLPDAYGRGRIIGDYRRVALYGADRLISFKKEEKEELNSLPAGNRSLEETIRLREELSEQIRALAELKAMAASYGHDISGPATNGREAIQWLYFAYLAAVKEQNGAAMSLGRTSTFVDVYLQRDIEAGVLTEEQAQELVDDFIIKLRIVRFLRTPEYDELFSGDPTWVTESIAGMGEDGRPLVTKSSFRYLQTLYNLGPAPEPNMTVFWSPQLPQGFKEFCARVSIDTSSVQYESDELMRPRFGDDTAIACCVSAMPVGKQMQFFGARVNLAKTLLYAINGGRDEKSGAQVGPSTGAVTAEVLDYDEVMAKFDEQMEWLASTYVHALNVIHYMHDKYAYERIEMALHDRDVRRTMACGIAGLSVAADSLSAIKHAKVTAVRDETGLVTDYRIEGDYPAYGNNDDRVDDIAVWLVEEFMKKVRKHPTYRGSEHTQSVLTITSNVVYGKKTGNTPDGRRAGEPFSPGANPMNGRDTHGYVTSALSVAKLPYEDAEDGISLTNTVTPDGLGRTPEERIKNLAGVLDGYMAGDGFHMNVNVLGRDTLMDAMEHPENYPQLTIRVSGYAVNFVRLTRDQQLDVLNRTFHGSL from the coding sequence ATGACTGCCACTCCTGCGGAGACCACGAAGAACGGCGAGGCCTGGGAGGGCTTCAAGGGCGGCCTGTGGCGAGACGCCATCGACGTCCGCGACTTCATCCAGCAGAACTACACGCCGTACGAGGGCGACGACACCTTCCTCGCCGACCCCACCGAGCGCACCACCGCCGTGTGGAAGGCGATCACGGACAAGTTCCCGGAGGAGCGCGACAAGGGCGTCTACGACGTCGCCTACGACATCCCGTCGACGATCACCGCGCACGCCCCCGGCTACATCGACCGCGACAAGGACCTGATCGTCGGTCTCCAGACGGACGCCCCGCTCAAGCGCGCGATCATGCCCTACGGCGGCTGGCGGATGGTCGCCGGCGCCCTGGAGACCTACGGCTACCCGGTCTCCGAGGAGCTGGAGAAGGTCTTCACGGAGTACCGCAAGACCCACAACGCCGGCGTCTTCGACGCCTACACCCCCGACATCCGCGCCGCCCGCAAGGCCGGCATCGTCACCGGACTGCCGGACGCCTACGGCCGCGGCCGCATCATCGGCGACTACCGCCGCGTGGCCCTCTACGGCGCCGACCGCCTGATCTCCTTCAAGAAGGAGGAGAAGGAGGAGCTGAACTCCCTCCCGGCCGGCAACCGTTCGCTGGAGGAGACGATCCGCCTGCGCGAGGAGCTCTCCGAGCAGATCCGCGCCCTCGCCGAGCTCAAGGCGATGGCCGCCTCCTACGGCCACGACATCTCCGGCCCGGCCACCAACGGCCGCGAGGCCATCCAGTGGCTGTACTTCGCCTACCTGGCCGCGGTGAAGGAGCAGAACGGCGCGGCCATGTCGCTCGGCCGCACCTCCACCTTCGTCGACGTCTACCTCCAGCGCGACATCGAGGCCGGCGTCCTCACCGAGGAGCAGGCCCAGGAGCTCGTCGACGACTTCATCATCAAGCTCCGCATCGTGCGCTTCCTGCGCACCCCGGAGTACGACGAGCTGTTCTCCGGCGACCCGACCTGGGTCACCGAATCGATCGCCGGCATGGGCGAGGACGGCCGTCCGCTGGTCACCAAGTCCTCGTTCCGCTACCTCCAGACCCTCTACAACCTCGGCCCGGCCCCCGAGCCGAACATGACGGTCTTCTGGTCGCCGCAGCTGCCGCAGGGCTTCAAGGAGTTCTGCGCCCGCGTCTCGATCGACACCTCCTCGGTGCAGTACGAGTCCGACGAGCTGATGCGTCCGCGCTTCGGCGACGACACCGCCATCGCGTGCTGCGTCTCGGCGATGCCGGTCGGCAAGCAGATGCAGTTCTTCGGCGCCCGCGTGAACCTCGCCAAGACCCTCCTCTACGCGATCAACGGCGGCCGCGACGAGAAGTCGGGCGCCCAGGTCGGCCCGTCCACCGGCGCCGTCACGGCCGAGGTGCTGGACTACGACGAGGTCATGGCCAAGTTCGACGAGCAGATGGAATGGCTCGCCTCCACCTACGTCCACGCCCTGAACGTCATCCACTACATGCACGACAAGTACGCCTACGAGCGCATCGAGATGGCCCTCCACGACCGCGACGTGCGCCGCACCATGGCCTGCGGCATCGCCGGCCTCTCGGTCGCCGCCGACTCGCTGTCCGCCATCAAGCACGCCAAGGTCACCGCCGTGCGCGACGAGACCGGGCTGGTCACCGACTACCGCATCGAGGGCGACTACCCGGCGTACGGCAACAACGACGACCGCGTCGACGACATCGCCGTGTGGCTGGTCGAGGAGTTCATGAAGAAGGTGCGCAAGCACCCGACGTACCGGGGCTCCGAGCACACCCAGTCCGTGCTGACCATCACCTCGAACGTGGTCTACGGCAAGAAGACCGGCAACACCCCCGACGGACGCCGCGCCGGCGAGCCGTTCTCCCCGGGCGCCAACCCGATGAACGGCCGCGACACCCACGGCTACGTCACCTCCGCGCTGTCGGTTGCCAAGCTCCCCTACGAGGACGCCGAGGACGGCATCTCGCTGACCAACACCGTCACCCCCGACGGCCTGGGCCGCACCCCCGAGGAGCGGATCAAGAACCTGGCGGGCGTGCTGGACGGCTACATGGCCGGCGACGGCTTCCACATGAACGTGAACGTGCTGGGCCGCGACACGCTCATGGACGCCATGGAGCACCCGGAGAACTACCCGCAGCTGACCATCCGCGTCAGCGGCTACGCGGTGAACTTCGTCCGCCTCACGCGGGACCAGCAGCTCGACGTGCTGAACCGCACCTTCCACGGCTCGCTCTAA
- the pflA gene encoding pyruvate formate-lyase-activating protein gives MTVLFGTSLPVGPAAAVAVSAGQTPAAAATQRPSEGSVHSWDLSTGVDGPGTRFVTFLSGCPLTCLYCHNPDTMRMRNGKRTSADDVIAEARKYTRFISASGGGATVSGGEPLLQPVFAGELLHRMKNDLGLHTALDTSGFLGARATDALLRDVDLVLLDIKSWDRETYKKVTGRPLEPTLDFARRLADLGKEVHLRFVLVPGLTDARENVEGVAAFAGTLGNVSRVDVLPFHKLGESKWQALDMNFTLHDTPSPTPEQVAEAKAVFAARGLKAV, from the coding sequence ATGACCGTCCTCTTCGGTACGAGCCTCCCCGTCGGCCCCGCCGCGGCCGTCGCCGTCAGTGCCGGGCAGACCCCGGCCGCCGCCGCGACCCAGCGGCCCAGCGAGGGTTCCGTGCACTCCTGGGACCTGTCCACCGGCGTGGACGGCCCCGGCACCCGCTTCGTGACCTTCCTCTCTGGCTGCCCGCTGACCTGCCTGTACTGCCACAACCCCGACACCATGCGGATGCGCAACGGCAAGCGCACCTCGGCCGACGACGTCATCGCCGAGGCCCGCAAGTACACCCGGTTCATCTCCGCCTCGGGCGGCGGCGCCACCGTCTCCGGCGGCGAGCCACTGCTCCAGCCCGTCTTCGCGGGCGAGCTGCTGCACCGGATGAAGAACGACCTCGGCCTGCACACCGCCCTCGACACCTCGGGCTTCCTCGGCGCCCGCGCCACCGACGCGCTGCTGCGCGACGTGGACCTGGTCCTGCTCGACATCAAGTCCTGGGACCGCGAGACGTACAAGAAGGTCACCGGCCGTCCACTGGAGCCCACCCTGGACTTCGCCCGCCGCCTCGCGGACCTGGGCAAGGAGGTCCACCTGCGGTTCGTGCTGGTGCCCGGGCTCACCGACGCGCGCGAGAACGTCGAGGGCGTCGCCGCCTTCGCCGGCACCCTCGGCAACGTCTCGCGGGTCGACGTGCTGCCCTTCCACAAGCTTGGGGAGAGCAAGTGGCAGGCCCTCGACATGAACTTCACCCTGCACGACACCCCGTCGCCGACGCCGGAGCAGGTGGCCGAGGCCAAGGCGGTCTTCGCCGCTCGGGGACTGAAGGCCGTCTAA
- a CDS encoding MFS transporter, with amino-acid sequence MSEPTEVLDEAPPPPEAPQNPPPAGKPVTARATLAGIVVSLLLIAAIVLGSRFLRDFDSALLPYAVATVFLAFGVAYRYTVWVSAPGARRLFKKGFGSFFSAENFRKAPTALPKMIATYLGFQKFLGARSRARWAAHQLIFWGCILAALITFPLTWGWFTFTSGSGSGPGYEMRIWGFKVLGFDSLNILGWLMFHGLDVAAVLVIPGASYFLWRRMKDRGAITGQRFAYDLLPLICLIVISVTGLLLTFSSIFLHGGGYEFLAILHMVSVVFTLIYIPFGKFFHIVQRPAAVGMQLFKYTARQDEQVFACKRCGEPIDTTPYVENLRGTMQDLNLDFNAFVEYCPRCKRALRGSAYLNHVKKGFK; translated from the coding sequence GTGTCCGAGCCCACCGAAGTCCTCGACGAAGCCCCGCCACCACCCGAGGCGCCCCAGAACCCACCGCCGGCCGGGAAACCCGTCACCGCACGGGCCACCCTGGCCGGCATCGTCGTCTCGCTGCTCCTCATCGCCGCGATCGTGCTGGGCAGCCGCTTCCTGCGCGACTTCGACTCGGCGCTGCTGCCCTACGCCGTCGCCACCGTGTTCCTGGCCTTCGGCGTGGCCTACCGGTACACCGTGTGGGTCTCCGCGCCCGGCGCGCGCCGCCTCTTCAAGAAGGGGTTCGGCAGCTTCTTCTCCGCCGAGAACTTCCGCAAGGCGCCCACCGCACTGCCGAAGATGATCGCCACCTACCTCGGCTTCCAGAAGTTCCTCGGCGCCCGCTCGCGCGCCCGCTGGGCCGCCCACCAGCTCATCTTCTGGGGCTGCATCCTGGCCGCGCTCATCACCTTCCCCCTGACCTGGGGCTGGTTCACCTTCACCTCGGGCAGCGGCTCCGGACCGGGCTACGAGATGCGGATCTGGGGCTTCAAGGTCCTCGGCTTCGACTCGCTGAACATCCTGGGCTGGCTCATGTTCCACGGTCTGGACGTCGCCGCCGTCCTCGTCATCCCCGGCGCCTCGTACTTCCTGTGGCGCCGGATGAAGGACCGCGGAGCCATCACCGGACAGCGCTTCGCCTACGACCTGCTGCCGCTGATCTGCCTGATCGTGATCTCCGTGACCGGGCTGCTGCTGACCTTCTCGTCGATCTTCCTGCACGGCGGCGGCTACGAGTTCCTGGCCATCCTGCACATGGTGTCGGTGGTGTTCACCCTCATCTACATCCCGTTCGGGAAGTTCTTCCACATCGTCCAGCGCCCCGCCGCCGTCGGCATGCAGCTGTTCAAGTACACGGCCCGCCAGGACGAGCAGGTCTTCGCCTGCAAGCGCTGCGGGGAGCCCATCGACACCACCCCGTACGTGGAGAACCTGCGCGGCACGATGCAGGACCTGAACCTCGACTTCAACGCCTTCGTCGAATACTGCCCGCGCTGCAAGCGGGCACTGCGCGGCAGCGCCTACCTGAACCACGTCAAGAAGGGTTTCAAGTGA
- a CDS encoding molybdopterin oxidoreductase family protein, which produces MTATDPAQRATLPIDPSIAPPGTRNFRDAGGIPADKWHADQNGETLVPTHCCFCGVQCGMYLRVDKGGKVFGVEPRNHDINRMRLCPKGINAYQQVNHPDRLTSPLLRRSRDEEFKEASWEEALDFTVSEIRRIQGAHGNDSFGLLGGASLYSEKTYLVGKFGRVALKTRHVDYNGRLCMVSAAGANKLSFGIDRAANPFSDILLTDCLLIAGSNVGECFPVMTQYVWGARDRGASLIVVDPRETAIARTADVHVALKPGTDSAFFNAVLHVVIAEGLTDEAYLAAHTTGWDEVKKTVQDYPPARSAAICGVPEEQIVQVAGMFGRAAKAMAFHARGVEHHSQGVENCLSIINLCVATGNLGKPGAGYGTITGQGNGQGGREHGQKSDLLPGGRSIMNEEHRRQICRIWGIEESELPPAGTSMMEMVWQMQRQEIRGLIGICNNPFVSLPNYGTVKKGYDSLEFHAQFDFFLSETATNAHVVFPVTVWAEDEGVMANTEARVVKHNKAQEPPAGVRTDTWVMCELARRLGVGDKFDFADSREVFEELRIASAGTVNDYYGITYERLEETGGIAWPCPTTDHPGTPRLFEGGKTFHPDGKVHMQVVEWHPPMDPYTEEFPLSLTTGRTVAHFLSGNQTRRLGALVEQTPRPWVEVHPSHGFRNGDPVRVVTRRGSEVFPALVTEAIRPDTVFIPYHWPVPTAANALTIDALDPRSKIPEYKVCAARIEAGERVDEVPPPPTAPGREAYPETQLSRTDPLPPTSPQGRGTAERS; this is translated from the coding sequence GTGACCGCGACGGACCCCGCCCAGAGGGCCACGCTGCCCATCGACCCGTCCATCGCGCCGCCCGGCACCCGCAACTTCCGCGACGCGGGTGGCATCCCCGCGGACAAGTGGCACGCCGACCAGAACGGCGAGACGCTCGTCCCCACCCACTGCTGTTTCTGCGGGGTGCAGTGCGGCATGTACCTGCGCGTGGACAAGGGCGGGAAGGTCTTCGGCGTCGAGCCCCGCAACCACGACATCAACCGGATGCGGCTGTGCCCCAAGGGCATCAACGCCTACCAGCAGGTCAACCACCCCGACCGGCTGACGAGCCCACTGCTCCGCCGCTCCCGCGACGAGGAGTTCAAGGAGGCCTCCTGGGAGGAGGCCCTCGACTTCACCGTCTCCGAGATCCGCCGCATCCAGGGCGCCCACGGCAACGACTCCTTCGGGCTGCTCGGCGGCGCCAGCCTCTACTCCGAGAAGACCTACCTGGTCGGCAAGTTCGGCCGGGTCGCCCTCAAGACCCGGCACGTCGACTACAACGGCCGCCTGTGCATGGTCAGCGCCGCCGGCGCCAACAAGCTCTCCTTCGGCATCGACCGGGCCGCCAACCCCTTCTCCGACATCCTCCTCACCGACTGCCTGCTGATCGCCGGGTCGAACGTGGGGGAGTGCTTCCCCGTGATGACCCAGTACGTGTGGGGCGCCCGCGACCGCGGTGCCTCGCTGATCGTCGTCGACCCGCGCGAGACGGCCATCGCCCGTACCGCGGACGTCCACGTCGCCCTCAAGCCCGGCACCGACTCCGCCTTCTTCAACGCCGTCCTGCACGTGGTCATCGCCGAGGGCCTGACCGACGAGGCCTACCTCGCCGCCCACACCACCGGCTGGGACGAGGTCAAGAAGACCGTCCAGGACTATCCGCCCGCCCGCTCCGCCGCGATCTGCGGGGTCCCCGAGGAACAGATCGTCCAGGTGGCCGGGATGTTCGGCCGTGCCGCCAAGGCCATGGCCTTCCACGCGCGCGGGGTCGAGCACCACTCGCAGGGCGTCGAGAACTGCCTGTCCATCATCAACCTGTGTGTGGCCACCGGGAACCTCGGCAAGCCAGGTGCCGGCTACGGCACCATCACCGGCCAGGGCAACGGCCAGGGCGGCCGCGAGCACGGCCAGAAGTCCGACCTGCTGCCCGGCGGCCGCTCCATCATGAACGAGGAGCACCGCCGTCAGATCTGCCGGATCTGGGGCATCGAGGAGTCCGAACTCCCGCCCGCCGGCACCTCCATGATGGAGATGGTCTGGCAGATGCAGCGGCAGGAGATCCGTGGCCTGATCGGCATCTGCAACAACCCCTTCGTCTCGCTCCCCAACTACGGGACGGTCAAGAAGGGCTACGACAGCCTCGAATTCCACGCACAGTTCGACTTCTTCCTCTCCGAGACCGCGACCAACGCGCACGTGGTCTTCCCCGTCACCGTCTGGGCCGAGGACGAGGGCGTCATGGCCAACACCGAGGCCCGCGTCGTCAAGCACAACAAGGCGCAGGAGCCGCCTGCCGGCGTCCGCACCGACACCTGGGTGATGTGCGAGCTCGCCAGACGGCTCGGCGTCGGCGACAAGTTCGACTTCGCCGACTCCCGCGAGGTGTTCGAGGAGCTCCGCATCGCCTCCGCCGGCACGGTCAACGACTACTACGGCATCACCTACGAACGCCTGGAGGAGACCGGCGGCATCGCCTGGCCCTGCCCCACCACCGACCACCCGGGCACGCCCCGGCTGTTCGAGGGCGGCAAGACCTTCCACCCCGACGGGAAGGTCCACATGCAGGTCGTCGAATGGCACCCGCCGATGGACCCGTACACCGAGGAGTTCCCCCTCTCCCTCACCACCGGCCGTACCGTCGCGCACTTCCTCTCCGGCAACCAGACCCGCCGCCTGGGCGCCCTCGTCGAGCAGACCCCGCGCCCCTGGGTGGAGGTCCACCCCTCGCACGGCTTCCGCAACGGCGACCCGGTCAGGGTGGTCACCCGCCGCGGCAGCGAGGTCTTCCCGGCCCTGGTCACCGAGGCCATCCGGCCGGACACCGTCTTCATCCCGTACCACTGGCCCGTCCCGACGGCCGCCAACGCCCTGACCATCGACGCCCTCGACCCCCGCTCGAAGATCCCCGAGTACAAGGTCTGCGCCGCCCGCATCGAGGCCGGGGAACGGGTCGACGAGGTGCCGCCGCCGCCCACGGCCCCCGGCCGCGAGGCGTACCCGGAGACGCAGCTCTCCCGCACCGACCCCCTGCCGCCCACGTCCCCGCAGGGCCGTGGCACGGCCGAGAGGAGCTGA
- a CDS encoding 4Fe-4S dicluster domain-containing protein, with amino-acid sequence MMGRTIFIDPGRCIGCQACVSACRECDSHRGKSMIHLDYTEPGMSVASLPTVCMHCEDPVAPCAEVCPADAILVTADGVVQQADTTRCIGCANCVNACPFGVPKIDLQAKLQMKCNLCYDRTAYGLAPMCATVCPTGALFYGTLEELQAERPGVQVADSFVFGDVVVSTGVAMVVPADKVQWPVPGGLPVVEINGVDVREAQSNKGGGGRRVGGVDVR; translated from the coding sequence ATGATGGGCCGCACGATCTTCATCGACCCGGGTCGCTGCATCGGCTGCCAGGCCTGTGTCTCCGCCTGCCGCGAATGCGACTCCCACCGCGGCAAGTCGATGATCCACCTGGACTACACCGAGCCCGGCATGTCCGTCGCCTCCCTCCCGACCGTCTGCATGCACTGCGAGGACCCGGTCGCGCCCTGCGCCGAGGTCTGCCCCGCCGACGCGATCCTGGTCACCGCCGACGGGGTGGTCCAGCAGGCCGACACCACCCGCTGCATCGGCTGCGCCAACTGCGTCAACGCCTGCCCCTTCGGCGTCCCGAAGATCGACCTCCAGGCGAAGCTGCAGATGAAGTGCAACCTCTGCTACGACCGCACCGCCTACGGCCTGGCCCCCATGTGCGCCACCGTCTGCCCCACCGGCGCCCTCTTCTACGGAACCCTCGAAGAGCTCCAGGCCGAGCGACCCGGCGTGCAGGTCGCCGACTCCTTCGTCTTCGGTGACGTCGTGGTCAGCACCGGCGTGGCGATGGTCGTCCCCGCCGACAAGGTCCAGTGGCCCGTCCCCGGCGGGCTGCCCGTCGTAGAGATCAATGGAGTGGACGTGCGCGAAGCGCAGTCGAATAAGGGTGGCGGCGGGCGACGGGTGGGCGGAGTGGACGTCCGATGA
- a CDS encoding QcrA and Rieske domain-containing protein — translation MSLTEQPPPSSTPGPDPDSDGDAAAAQLRDRISADSLTTRRDYLRIVATVSGGLAIGGVGVAAGILHRHGDSETLPEAKKVTDELAPGQSVAFRFPGEEDRAVAVRLADGSLVGYSAVCTHLACAVLWREDRGADGELYCPCHEGVFDARTGEVTAGPPPRPLPRIFLTEQADGSVWAIATARSGETAKDALCRQFGDNRPEMAQQLNCPGAARAATTERRST, via the coding sequence ATGAGCCTCACCGAACAGCCCCCTCCGTCCTCCACCCCCGGACCGGACCCGGACTCGGACGGGGACGCCGCCGCCGCGCAGTTGCGCGACCGGATCAGCGCCGACTCCCTCACCACCCGACGCGACTACCTGCGGATCGTCGCCACCGTCTCCGGCGGCCTGGCCATCGGCGGGGTCGGCGTCGCCGCCGGCATCCTGCACCGGCACGGCGACAGCGAGACGCTGCCCGAGGCCAAGAAGGTCACCGACGAGCTGGCGCCAGGCCAGTCCGTGGCCTTCCGGTTCCCCGGCGAAGAGGACCGAGCCGTCGCCGTCCGGCTCGCGGACGGCTCCCTCGTGGGCTACTCCGCCGTCTGCACCCACCTCGCCTGCGCCGTGCTGTGGCGCGAGGACCGGGGCGCCGACGGGGAGCTGTACTGCCCCTGCCACGAGGGTGTCTTCGACGCCCGGACCGGCGAGGTCACCGCGGGCCCGCCACCGCGCCCGCTCCCCAGGATCTTCCTGACCGAGCAGGCCGACGGCAGCGTCTGGGCCATCGCCACCGCCCGGTCGGGGGAGACGGCCAAGGACGCCCTCTGCCGCCAGTTCGGCGACAACCGCCCCGAGATGGCCCAGCAGCTGAACTGCCCCGGAGCGGCTCGCGCCGCCACGACCGAGAGGAGGAGCACATGA
- a CDS encoding MFS transporter, translating into MAAAPFSQQKIIFKRKHNWLMTWLYVGTFGSFIGFAAGLPLLIKDNFEAQGYQATTYAWIGPFVGALMRWAGGWLSDKMGGARVTLLSFVGMAAELIVVIFALPHAGGQGDFWPFFIGFLVAFAFSGLGNGSTFRQIPVIFRDQHMREAEGKGPEAQAAALKQSEMEAGAVTGFSSAIAAYGFFFIPAMFAAMAVTNALWIFIGFYATCLAVCWWFYARKGAEAPS; encoded by the coding sequence GTGGCCGCGGCCCCCTTCAGCCAGCAGAAGATCATCTTCAAGCGCAAGCACAACTGGCTGATGACCTGGCTCTACGTCGGCACCTTCGGGTCCTTCATCGGCTTCGCCGCCGGCCTGCCCCTGCTGATCAAGGACAACTTCGAGGCGCAGGGATACCAGGCCACCACCTATGCCTGGATCGGCCCGTTCGTCGGCGCGCTCATGCGCTGGGCGGGCGGCTGGCTCTCCGACAAGATGGGCGGCGCCAGGGTCACCCTTCTGTCGTTCGTCGGGATGGCCGCGGAACTGATCGTGGTGATCTTCGCGCTGCCCCACGCGGGGGGCCAGGGCGACTTCTGGCCCTTCTTCATCGGCTTCCTGGTGGCCTTCGCCTTCTCCGGCCTCGGCAACGGCTCGACCTTCCGGCAGATCCCGGTGATCTTCCGGGACCAGCACATGCGCGAGGCCGAGGGCAAGGGACCGGAGGCGCAGGCGGCGGCGCTGAAGCAGTCCGAGATGGAGGCGGGCGCCGTCACCGGCTTCTCCTCCGCCATCGCCGCCTACGGCTTCTTCTTCATCCCCGCGATGTTCGCGGCGATGGCCGTCACCAACGCGCTGTGGATCTTCATCGGCTTCTACGCCACGTGCCTGGCGGTGTGCTGGTGGTTCTACGCCCGCAAGGGCGCCGAAGCCCCCAGCTGA
- the mscL gene encoding large conductance mechanosensitive channel protein MscL yields MSEKKKESILAGFKAFLMRGNVVDLAVAVVIGAAFTSIVNSVVKGIISPVIGAIGTQSLDGYKTCIKNPCEIGPNGQPTGVEILWGSVLNAALTFLITAAVVYFLMVLPMAKYLAKVEQRRKAKEGVQETMEITELEVLKEIRDHLVAQRSVNGVDTAPRSRDAF; encoded by the coding sequence GTGAGCGAGAAGAAGAAGGAGAGCATCCTGGCGGGCTTCAAGGCCTTCCTGATGCGCGGCAACGTGGTCGACCTGGCGGTCGCCGTGGTCATCGGCGCCGCGTTCACGAGCATCGTGAACTCGGTGGTCAAGGGCATCATCAGCCCGGTCATCGGCGCGATCGGCACGCAGAGCCTGGACGGCTACAAGACGTGCATCAAGAACCCGTGCGAGATCGGCCCGAACGGTCAGCCGACGGGTGTCGAGATCCTCTGGGGCTCGGTGCTGAACGCCGCGCTGACCTTCCTGATCACCGCGGCGGTCGTGTACTTCCTGATGGTCCTGCCGATGGCGAAGTACCTCGCCAAGGTGGAGCAGCGCCGCAAGGCCAAGGAAGGCGTCCAGGAGACCATGGAGATCACCGAGCTGGAGGTCCTCAAGGAGATCCGGGACCACCTGGTCGCCCAGCGCAGCGTCAACGGCGTCGACACGGCTCCGAGGTCGCGCGACGCCTTCTGA
- a CDS encoding S-methyl-5'-thioadenosine phosphorylase, which produces MANAEIGVIGGSGFYSFLEDVSEIQVDTPYGPPSDSLYVGELAGRSVAFLPRHGRTHTVPPHKINYRANLWALRSVGVRQVLGPCAVGGLRPEYGPGTLLVPDQLVDRTKSRAQTFFDGEPLPDGSVPNVVHTTFADPYCPVGRAVALASAREQGWDAVDGGTMVVIEGPRFSTRAESRWHAAAGWSVVGMTGHPEAILARELGLCYTSMALVTDLDAGAETGEGVSHTEVLKVFGENVGRLRKVLFDAVAALPPTETRDCLCTHAHDGWDLGIELP; this is translated from the coding sequence ATGGCGAACGCAGAGATCGGTGTCATCGGCGGCTCGGGCTTCTACTCCTTCCTGGAGGACGTCTCCGAGATACAGGTGGACACCCCGTACGGGCCCCCGAGCGACTCCCTCTACGTCGGTGAGCTGGCGGGCCGCAGCGTGGCCTTCCTTCCGCGGCACGGGCGCACCCACACCGTCCCGCCGCACAAGATCAACTACCGGGCCAACCTGTGGGCCCTGCGCTCGGTCGGCGTCCGCCAGGTGCTCGGCCCCTGCGCCGTCGGCGGCCTGCGCCCCGAATACGGACCGGGCACGCTCCTCGTACCGGACCAGCTGGTCGACCGTACGAAGTCCCGCGCGCAGACCTTCTTCGACGGGGAGCCGCTGCCCGACGGCAGCGTCCCGAACGTCGTGCACACCACCTTCGCCGACCCGTACTGCCCGGTGGGCCGGGCCGTGGCGCTCGCGTCGGCCCGGGAACAGGGCTGGGACGCGGTGGACGGCGGCACCATGGTCGTCATCGAGGGCCCCCGCTTCTCCACGCGCGCCGAGTCGCGCTGGCATGCGGCGGCGGGGTGGTCGGTGGTCGGCATGACGGGCCACCCGGAGGCGATCCTGGCCCGTGAGCTGGGGCTCTGCTACACCTCGATGGCCCTGGTCACCGACCTGGACGCGGGCGCCGAGACGGGTGAGGGCGTGTCCCACACCGAGGTCCTGAAGGTGTTCGGCGAGAACGTGGGCCGCCTGCGCAAGGTCCTCTTCGACGCGGTGGCCGCCCTCCCGCCGACGGAGACCCGCGACTGTCTGTGCACCCACGCCCACGACGGCTGGGACCTGGGCATCGAGCTTCCCTAG
- a CDS encoding FmdB family zinc ribbon protein, whose translation MPTYQYQCTECGEGLEAVQKFTDDALTVCPSCDGRLKKVFSAVGIVFKGSGFYRNDSRGASSSSTPASKPASSTSTTSTAAAPAASSSSTSSSSGSSAGSTSAA comes from the coding sequence GTGCCGACCTACCAGTACCAGTGCACCGAGTGTGGTGAGGGCCTTGAGGCCGTGCAGAAGTTCACCGATGACGCACTGACCGTGTGCCCGAGCTGCGACGGACGCCTGAAGAAGGTGTTCTCCGCGGTCGGCATCGTCTTCAAGGGCTCCGGTTTCTACCGGAACGACAGCCGTGGCGCCTCGTCGAGCAGCACCCCTGCCTCGAAGCCTGCTTCGTCGACGTCCACGACGTCCACCGCTGCCGCCCCCGCCGCTTCGTCCTCCTCGACGTCGTCGAGCTCGGGCAGCAGCGCCGGCTCCACCTCGGCGGCCTGA